The nucleotide sequence CTCTTGTAGCATTGGGGCGTTGACCTACAACTTGCCGGTTTTCATGGCATTGTAGTCGAGACACTCGAGTGGAGACATCGCAGACGGGGACAAGATTCGGCACATAGATATAGAGCTTCCGCAGGCGCGGACACTGCAGAGAGGACACGGCGCGCCCCAGCTCGCCGCCGTCCATTTGGCCGCATGATATCATCAGATCGGTCAGGGCCGAGAAGGAGCCGGTCGGCGGCGGCCGGAGAAAAACTTCTGGCAAGAATCTGAGGTGGATCTCCGTAGCTCTATCGCAGATGGGCAGCGCGAGCTCCTCCTTCACATCCCTGTACCTTCGGGCATCTTCCTTCAGATCGATACGGAGGCGTAGCTTGCCAGCGATGCGCTGGGATGCGAAGCGGAGCCATAGAGAGATACGGTGCGCGGGGACGTCGCACCGTCGACTCCGCTGACGTCGATCTTGAGGCTGCGGAGCGTAGGTGCGGCGTAGGAGTTGAGGGCGGCGTCGCAGGAGCAGGGCTGCCGCAGAGGACGAGTTCTGGCATGTGGGCCCACACGCCTCGCCATCGGCGGGAGAGGACGCTGGTGcgcgcggccgccgcggcggAAGGCAAGCGGACGAGGATGGTGTGCAGAAGCTCGTCGGGGAGGCGGCTGATGTGGTCCTCCGCGCCGCCGCGGCGGATTGCAGGCTGCTCCATGGGAAAGGCAGTGGATGATTTGGAATGAATCGGCTAGGGTCGGGACTTGGGATTGGGGTTCAGGATTGATGATTGTTTGACTGTGTATATCTTTCGGCGTGGCAACGTCGGACTCGGACGGCCTTCCACGGCCCACCAACACAGCCCAAAGAGCGGAAGGGATCAACAAACTCGCACAAGATATGACGAAGGCAAAAGTCCAATTGGCTTGGTAAATAAATCGGCTAATCAAGTGTCCGGGCTTTTGCCCCCGCCCCACGCGCACGCCCCAGCGCGTCCCTGGCCCGCTCCGCTGGCCCTTCGGCGAGCTGCACGCCCCCAGCTCGCCCCGCAGCCCACCGCGTCCACCTTCGCACCGCCTCAGCGCCTCCCTGACCGCATCACCCCCGTCCCCCGGCACCCAACGCCTCCGTCTGCTAGGCCCCCGACGAGCCACACGCCCCATCTGCCGGCTCCTCTCGGGCGAACAACATAAAACGCtcgaataaaacacttgcaacaacatgTAACAACTggtgcaacataagactgaagtagctgaaacatttggaatatattattgcaacatttgtgtgaagcatatgaaacaacgCTCGAATAACACACTTGAAACAACATGGAATAATTGCTGCAGCATAAGACTGAAGCaactgaaacatttagaacatattattgcaacatttgcgtgaagcatatgaaacatctAGATCAgaacgattgcaacatacgtctataaataggtgaaacatttttaacaaatgcttgcaacatgcctttaaaacacttgcaacatgtgcaacatcctccgatctacttttgcaacacccaTATGATTTAACCGCAACATACTTCTGAAACGtccgaaacaattgaaacatacaattGCAACACAGGGGGGAGAGAGATCCTGGCgcggggagcgccatggccacTGGGTCTGAGGGCGTTGGGAGCTCCTTGTGGGGGAGGACGCCGTTGTCGTGGGAAGGGCACCAccagggtgggggaggaggacacCAGGGTGGAGGAAGGAGACgtcggggtgggggaggaggatgtCGTGTGTGTTAAGGAGCCGCTGGTGTGGGAGAAGGCACTGCCAGGTGTGGGGAGGAGGATGCCACGGTGGGGGAGGGCGCCGCCACCAGGCATGGAGGGAGCCGACAGCGCACGCGATGGAGAGGAGCGGGCCACTGCCGGTCATGGAGGGAGCGAGCGACGCACACGATGGAGAGGAGCGGGCACACGCGATGGAGAGGAGCGGTGTTGGCTGGGAGGAAGAGAAATGTGTCCGTTCTCAACGATGGAGCGTAGTTTTAGATGGGTCATGAGAGGGAGGGGGCCGCGCAGCTCCGCAGGCCCACGGGAGGCGCGTGGACGAGTCGGTCGCCCATATCCAATCATTATGGCAAATAAATCGCACGACCACCAGCTCACCACAACACCTGCCCCCGTGAGTTAAGGGCTCAACCGCTCAAGCCTTTCACAGCACCAGCTCACCACAGAAGTTTGATTTTTTGTGAGCACCATGTGGCAGCCATGGAAGCACGGGTCTCACGGATGATGTTTTGGACCTAGGGTCCATATAATTTTCTTCTGGGAGGGGGAGGGGCATGTGGGGACTAAAATTGGGGTTCCCGCCTTTGCTGGGGGAGGAAGGGTTTAATACGAGAGGGGAGGAGATAAAGAAAATACACCTCCGTTATAATGGTTACGTCAAGCGTACAGACGttgagcctgttcgctggttagtttctgggctgataagtccggctggtgctggtttgttgtgagaaaaaaacactgttggctggctaatAAGGCCTGGTTAACTCGGTCGTATTTCATGGGCATCTAGCGGGTGTTtgattcaaaattcaaagttataGTGGGACAGGAGTCAAAACCTAATCTAGTTTTCAAGGATGGAAGCGACTCTATTTCGTGTGTTTTTTTATGAGGGAAGGAGATAGGATGgttcctgttttttttttcatttgagaacaaAAGATTTGGGATGGCAAATCTGACATGTAGAGTCTACCTGTCAAGCTCTTTGCCTCTTTTTCTAGGATCGCAATGGTTCATGTGGCCCACTCTAGACGCAGGTGTGCCACGCCTCTTTTTCTGTGAGGAGCTCGAGCGCCACGCCCGGTTCACCAGGTGCGCCACGAACGCGGCTGCGGCTGGCGCCGCCAGCTGCTGCCTGTTGCCGCTGGCGTGGGCATGCCCGACGCGGAGCACGAGGCGAAGGAGGAGCCGTCGGTCGACGCAGGGGAGCCTGGCGTTCACGAGCGCCGCGAAGACGTCCATGAAGTCCGGGCAGGCCGCCTGGGACCTGAGGAGGGCGCTCCCTCGCACTAGGTTCTCAGCAAGCAGCTCGATGGAGTACCAGAGCAGTTCTCTTAAAATACTAAAGACTAGGAGCTGAAAAAATAGTTTTCTTTTATCCATACATAGAGTCATCGGCCGAAATTAGCCATACTTTTTAGCCATAGAaaaagtgtttttctttcacaacaaatcagcattacAAATCAGCCGTAGCAGCaataagtcctgccgaacagggtCATTGTATGCATAGATTTATCCTAGAGAATAAAGAAACATGTATTACCAGAAATTCTATCGCTAGATGTAGCTGAGTTGCCATCCATGTAGGATCGTTCGGAACAACATATGGCGGCATATTCGTACGACCGTTCGGAACAACAGATAGCCGGTAGCATTTTCGTACTATCATCACATTGGTTCAATTTTTATATATACTGAAACTAATGACGGCACCAAGTTTTAGCTGCAAGCAACAGCTTCGGTTCCCAGTTATTCATTCGTCCGTAAATTGCACAATCAGCATGAGAGTCGAAACAGATGGAGAATTCACGTGGCCTTCAAATTGTCTCATCTTACTCGGTTACATCTTACAAGGTGAACTGCTCCAGAATTCTTCTGCCTTGTACATCAGCATCACCTCACTTCGGGAGCAAGCATTCTTTCTCGGCACTAGCCACATGGAGACACAAACCTCCTACCATCTACCAACTCACACCTAAACTAAAACTACAACTCAGAACATCAACAGCAAACATGCCAGTGAATCGTACTGGCTAAGTGGCGAGCCAGCCTACGTGACACGAACGCAAGTGTACCTGGATGCTTGCAAAAGTTCAGTCTCATCTTGGCATGCATCATGGTGCGGTCGACGGTAGCTTCCTGCCCTCTGCAGCAATATATCCACAGCAGATGCAGGCAGCCAGTGTGAGAATTTAAGCTCAGAAGTCCCACCGGTCAAGCTGCAGCCTAGCTTCTGCCATATCCTTCTGTGCCTTCCTTCGCCGATAGAAAATCGGACAATCCCGACTGCGATGATTCGATTGTACAGGAGGAGGTTTTAAGCTTGTGACTGGAACAAAGTAATCAACAAGTGTTGAATCGAGTGGAAAAAAAGCAAACCTTGTGCAGAGAACGTCCTGGTGCAGAGATCCTTGGCACTCCTGGCATTGCGTCCATAGCCTCCCAAAGAGCATCTCCAGGTCAGAAACTGTGGATGTTGAAATTTGATCTGTTAGTGGTGACCTCAGGTGCATTTCAGAGTTTATAAGTATAACCCATACCATTTGCTACTGTTTTGCAGTATAACTCTGCTTCTCTTCCCTTGCAATTTGAGCAAAGTGTCTGACTGGCACCACTGCAGGATGAAATGCAGGACAAATGGTTAGGTGTTTATAGACACTGGTTGCATAGGTTTTTGCATCCGCAATGTAGTGCATGCGTCACCTGATAACAGCTTTGCACCCAAGGCAAGTTAATTGTTTCTTTGCAAATTTCATTATCCCGCTATTTGAAGGAGTTGAGATTGAAACAGATCTGGTGTGGCTTCCATGAAGCAACTCTTTACTGGCATTCTTCAGAATTGGCTCAAAGATCCTCAAAAGTGGCTGCCGATTGACAAGTGGTCAGTTAAAATTCCTTTTTGGAAAGCAGAAGAGGAAAGGCTCTGAATACTAGGTGAAGCATCGGACacaaactgtaacaccctaaaatttgcattcttttaaaatagttaaCTTTGAgttatttatgcaaatatgtgtgcattaaaatataggaaaataataaattttatgaaattaaaatcaatcataaggatagaaacatgttgatgcactcatgccgTAGCATTTTAtataatatgttgagtggttttgatttaaactcaaaaggattcaaaactcatttgaaaataaatttggaaatttgatttggaaaaagaaaaggaaattcatttccctTTCCAAGCTGGCCcaacttcccccccccccccccccccccccccccccgccggccCGCTCGCCCTTCCCCTTTCTCCCCTTCCTCTTTTCTTCCTAGGCCGGCCCAGCTCGGGAGGAACCGCCGCTGCCGCGCCCCTTCCTCCTCTCTGCCGCTGACGGCTTGGGCCCGCATGTCGGCGCCGTCTCCAACCTCCCGCACCGCGCGCGGTCAAGCTGGCaaaccgtcgcccacgcccacttcgcgtcgtgggagcgtctcccccgcgccccggcctctacaaaaggagGTCCAGACCCGTCACCGccctccctgctgcctccccCGCTCCATTTTCGCACTCGCCGAGCACACAGAAGCCGCAACCGCCACACCGAAGAACGCCGGGATCCACCGCTCGGAAACAGCCGTCTTCGACCTCGTTTTCATCCGCGGTGAGCTCCGTTGTCTTCCCCTCCTTCCCGTGCCGTTACTTTCGAGCTTCATGGTATCTAGGGCCCAATCCGCGTGCGCCCGGGAgcttcacgccgccggccatggcgaccgccgcgtCGGCCGCGTCCTTCGGCCGCTTTCTCGGCCTAGGCGAGTCCGCCTGCATCCCCTCTATCCCCCGGTGCCCTTGGTTCgtcgaaccgtggcccgtagcccctgaacCGCGTGCGCCGGCGAGttcctcgacgccggccatggcgccccgcCGCGGCCGCCACTGCTCCGGCCGCCAGCCTCCTTCTCTCTCCCACAGCTCTAATATGAGCCACCCATTGCGTGATCAACGGCCCAgggtggccgataccccttcgcgggtccttttgctaaagagacccccaagtcttgtcattttgaacccgcagtcctcggCCGGTTTAATTAATTCCgaatttgattttatttaaaatccgaaaatagttcattctatttacagaaatgtaactgcattgttttgcttataaaatcgtcgttttaactccgaatcgacccgttcaaattgcgttagattcgtaataaagttctctacatgttaatactattgtcaaacatgttttcaacatttaaattttgaggttagatttaattaaataaaatgttataggaaaccccgtttaattcataactttcgtgttttagctccgtttttcgtgaacttcgtgttgacgtgatcgtagcgagacatagattctttttatAAACATTTTGTCTTTTTTCTATACTTCTGgtgttatatgcatatgggtagtttgctagtgctcaatgtaactatacatgatctacataatgaataatgattctatggaacgaaaaggtaaaatttgttttaaacaactgaattatagggcgaaggagcaaatgactttcgatcatgatgctctcggccctccataaggacttatctgtcggcaaaagctgtgACTGACAGTGCAAtcatgagggtcacatggctctgactttagctcaataatatgaccttttctagcttgttagaggttacctttatgacgcaaaaggggcttgccacgttgggtataaggctgcctctgttcctatgtgtatagccgcgatggatatgtgtcaTAGAAAAGGagggttcctacatctacctgccgaggaaacctagcggccctaacttgttagagaaacctgtgaaatgacttcatagtgtaccacgcccgctcaccttggcagtgttatgggagtaattaacccgggcatatgggaatcacgactcacggtgaatgtgcacaacatctgcagagtgttacaaactgttataacagccgtgctcacggtcaagagcggcccggaaaactcacagaataactggttatttattgctgttcatttatgatgttctatgatgataatatgatacaattgattctgatatctgatcatgtgggtttaattggggcttaagcataacttgataatagttgaggataaaatcttgacttactaaaagtacTAACTGCAGTAAATcagagtcatcctttttgagctttcatagccccatgttatcttgttaagtacgggaagtacttacgcttgtttactttcaatatttggataaaaatcccagatgggtaacagatgtcaatgagtatgaggagtttctaaaggacttttaggcttatggtcaaccagttgaccgtccctgtgttggagcttccacgagagagctgtctttttattttccgctgtgttgtgtaagactatgttatggtaataatcgtgatgtaagatacaccatgatgatacttttgtaatttgtcaacttatgtgtgtgactgatccctgggcacacatgggtttagtgcattcaattttatccttaaaattgggtgtgacaaattggtatcagagccgtgttgactgtaggacgcaaaccTAGTTAGAGatagtcgttttagcatctttgctccactggtttcatgcttactatctcattcttgttattttattataatatttatgtttttcataccttaatctattatataaaattgttgattctaattctatcttactctaaatctatagatgcCTCGTAACCCGAAGACTGCCCGCCTTAGCACTGCAGGCTACCTTGCCATGTTCACCCCCCGTGCTCCACAGGCGAAGAAGGAGATTGTggtcatctccgatgatgaggtgGAAACCTTGGTCGAGGAAGATGagtggatggctaccccgactcctgcaccagcacctgctcctactccagctgttgcaCCGGTCTATGCAGTTGCAGCTACACCAAcagagtcatcagctacttcaccaaTGCCTGTGCCACCCCCAGCtatccctgtggtggatgaggagatgggcTGGACATGCAAATACTACTTCAAGCAAGCCCcggagacggcctactaccacaccctccttacccaggtgctggatgactactacactaacctgcacgcctccatcaactatcactgtgtagagtaccagcaccctttggaggcaactttttggaaggtagagctggttgtcactgcCTGGAACGACATAAAGAAtgcacatgaggtggagactgtccacagtgccacTGTCAGACGGGCTTATGCATTGGATgacatggaagatgcagcgcaggacgcctacgtctactaccatggtcgtcgttttgaggccatgaaggagaaTCGTTTTTGGTTCCTTCcttgcaatgatcatgagggtaattggcaggtcctgacaccaccagaaagtgatccaactctggaagcaacagtgcaacatgtccatgccatgcaaggggtagatgaagaagtcaagggagagctgcgtgcatcGCAGAGGGCCGGGAGGCATCTCTAGAAGTAAGTTGACGAACTGCGTGCTCAACTTGTgctgccaccgatctacaagaagaaccCCGGTCGTTCACCATGGTTGACACctccccataggtgttaggtaaggatgaaaacggtcggaaacggtcgaaaaacctctcaaccgttttctactctACATTtggaatacgaaaacgaaaatgaaagcggtaaagccggacacgaaaacgaacatgaacttacggaatatcaaaaatttcgaaaacgaactaattcgagcggaataatgtcgaacacggtcggtatacgaaaaatcaatacggaatattgacccgtaggaccaagtacataacaattaacaagtacataataattaacaagtcctacaactttcttaaaaagtatctccatttgacacgACGTAAGGAAGATAAGATTTTTTTAAGGCAACAAgcgcttgtacgcgattaatatatcgctgactttgtttaatttttttgaacatcttcaagacatcaaatgaaaaaactaagaactagaaagttgtagatctcgttgtgagctacaattttcatataaaaatcatcttcatccgagatcgtatgaaaaagatataatttttctaaggttggacttgtagtgggccaaatttggtttaaaccgaatttcgaaaccgaatttcgaattcgggatattccgagttaaaagtagaaaagtagaaatcgGTCGAACAAAACCTAAACCGAATTCGATCCGATTTTGAATTTTGTGTTCCGAATTTCTAATTCGAATTTAGTATTCCGTATTTTGTCTGAAAATACGAATTCGCTCGGGTcaaatgtagaaaacgatgcggttcggttcgggatatttcctttccgttttcatccttagtgttaggtgccttgtttaaagctacgacgttgttagttcgtgtgtcatgtctagtcttgtctTGTGAACTTTAGTGATTGGATGTTTAtgattgtgaacttggatgatgtggagtttgtttgattgctggaggtttgtgggcatgtccacaaattccatagatttgaaccttaagtttagatgagatcttaatgcagatgggtttgctttatcatatctctgctgtgctgttttctggagcagcatgtgttctttatcttgtatctcgaaatctggactaccaaaaattctgaaatttttgtagagatatctagacttctgtatctttcaaatgtctctggaatcacatcGATAGGTGTTcaagtttgtgagatctagctgtcacaagttgatgtttctgCGCAGACTGGAACGCAGAACAGATTCAGTTTCGTTctgtttttgaccatgtgtatatcagaatctgtaaaagtgttctaaataaaagttgtagctgatctcctaagctttctaaccatTCTTAGTACGCCTCTGTTGGGtctctgaaactcaagttatcacagatttgccgaactgctgtatttgaatcttgtccagaaaatcctcagcgttgttccttatcttttataagttctctataatttaaaaatctctaaatttttgcgcatttgtttggaaagcagatggccgcaagaggaggaagaggcagaggtcgtggtcgtggtcgtggtgctcccatgaatccaccaccaccgccaccagtgactatggagcaattgatgggaatgcaagcgcagttgatgcaagccatgatgcaacgcttggataacgAATCTGCAAGAgaaccaccgcctgttcaggtcagagacaaGCGTGGAGAATTCATGAAGGGTCGCCCTCCGGTGTTCACCCACGCCTTAGACCCCTTGGAGGCAgacgattggttgcgtgctgtggaaaagcaacttagcatagcacaatgcaatgatcttgaaaAGGTATTGTATGCTTCTGATCAACTCCaagg is from Miscanthus floridulus cultivar M001 chromosome 7, ASM1932011v1, whole genome shotgun sequence and encodes:
- the LOC136465253 gene encoding putative F-box/LRR-repeat protein At4g15060, coding for MEQPAIRRGGAEDHISRLPDELLHTILVRLPSAAAAARTSVLSRRWRGVWAHMPELVLCGSPAPATPPSTPTPHLRSAASRSTSAESTRIAGKLRLRIDLKEDARRYRDVKEELALPICDRATEIHLRFLPEVFLRPPPTGSFSALTDLMISCGQMDGGELGRAVSSLQCPRLRKLYIYVPNLVPVCDVSTRVSRLQCHENRQVVGQRPNATRDFCESRC